A DNA window from Calliphora vicina chromosome 1, idCalVici1.1, whole genome shotgun sequence contains the following coding sequences:
- the E(var)3-9 gene encoding transcription factor E4F1 translates to MDTDSEFLENIKACRTCGIHYVTPTSHQLKHLFQSPLEHSEIMLIRLELAQWNVEVSENDGYPQFICNTCIHKFEQVFELRASCINAQNEFRKFYNVANSNIANIKIKSELPEPDEELPICDFIYVDDLSDTEYDGATPFNIPHVPIKVEQIEAATIPMEVTQQPTHLVESASRVVVQTAPSPPHTPQRMPSLNESVAAASPPAAISVPMPVDQVECKLCQHLSPSPDEHKLHKQRAHEIRDMGCHICGKEFKNSTPARLKFHMKWHTLNKHVKCAQCGFVCKSKEALKEHKRANHGRINCKICGKGVLAKKMKSHLRQHELLTKYSCEYCTEAFATEDERENHIWQIHANEDINTAANTISTSQIASTQEATQEAMFEVQQAPEILSHEPEDDIINYTFLCAHCEQGFMEQIDLEAHVKEQHRPNTYLTAVQTETADFDEQAVVNKTNEITHHDQEDNDGEHTNITVFEDYDNDTEEVHVPANNNDCFINKTPVVTQESEHMENEENDQHEYSDETTEYHTETASNTSATDEEEESSATDSNDETGSMLPAYDQNKLNTFACAKCSETFATIEQLRQHYGQHLAAAQTNITPTKSKFKCNLCGKSFDLKFSLNRHVKKHKTAPI, encoded by the exons atggataCCGATAGTGAATTTCTTGAAAATATTAAAGCCTGTCGAACTTGTGGCATACACTACGTAACACCAACCAGTCATCAGCTTAAGCATCTTTTTCAGTCACCACTGGAGCACTCAGAAATAATGTTAATACGCTTAGAATTAGCTCAATGGAATGTGGAG GTATCAGAGAACGATGGCTATCCCCAGTTTATTTGCAATACCTGCATACATAAGTTCGAACAAGTATTCGAATTGCGTGCCTCTTGCATTAATGCCCAGAATGAGTTTCGTAAATTTTATAACGTAGCAAATTCCAATATCGCCAATATTAAGATAAAATCAGAATTGCCTGAACCGGATGAAGAGCTACCGATATGTGATTTTATATATGTGGATGATTTGAGTGATACGGAATATGATGGTGCAACACCTTTCAATATACCTCATGTCCCCATCAAAGTAGAACAGATAGAGGCCGCCACCATACCAATGGAAGTAACACAACAGCCTACACATCTAGTGGAATCAGCCAGCCGTGTAGTTGTACAAACGGCACCTTCCCCACCACATACGCCTCAACGTATGCCGTCGCTTAACGAAAGTGTAGCTGCCGCCAGTCCACCAGCCGCAATTAGTGTACCAATGCCTGTAGATCAAGTTGAGTGCAAATTATGCCAGCATCTTTCCCCTAGTCCGGATGAACATAAGCTACATAAGCAACGTGCTCATGAAATCAGAGATATGGGTTGTCATATATGTGgcaaagaattcaaaaattctacTCCGGCGCGTCTAAAGTTTCACATGAAATGGCATACACTTAATAAACATGTAAAGTGTGCTCAATGTGGTTTTGTGTGCAAATCCAAAGAAGCTTTAAAGGAACATAAACGGGCTAATCATGGcagaataaattgcaaaatatgTGGCAAAG GTGTTTTAGCAAAAAAGATGAAATCACATTTACGTCAACATGAACTACTAACGAAATATTCCTGTGAATATTGTACAGAAG CATTCGCTACAGAGGATGAACGAGAAAATCATATTTGGCAAATACATGCCAATGAAGACATCAATACAGCAGCCAACACTATATCAACATCTCAAATAGCAAGTACCCAAGAAGCAACACAAGAAGCAATGTTTGAGGTACAGCAAGCGCCAGAAATATTGAGTCACGAACCTGAAGATGATATAATCAACTATACATTTCTGTGTGCCCACTGTGAACAAGGATTTATGGAACAAATTGATTTGGAAGCACATGTAAAAGAACAGCATCGTCCTAATACATACTTAACAGCGGTACAAACTGAAACTGCAGACTTTGATGAGCAGGCAGTAGTaaataaaactaatgaaatCACTCATCATGACCAAGAGGATAATGATGGTGAACATACTAATATAACGGTATTTGAAGATTATGACAATGATACAGAAGAAGTTCATGTGCCTGCAAATAATAATGATTGCTTTATAAACAAAACTCCAGTAGTTACACAAGAATCCGAACATATGGAAAATGAAGAAAACGATCAACATGAGTATTCTGATGAAACAACCGAATATCACACTGAAACAGCTTCAAATACCTCAGCCACAGACGAAGAAGAAGAGTCCAGTGCCACAGATTCGAATGACGAGACTGGCAGTATGTTGCCTGCATATGACCAAAATAAACTTAATACATTTGCTTGTGCAAAATGTTCGGAAACATTTGCCACCATTGAACAATTACGTCAACATTATGGACAGCATTTGGCAGCTGCTCAAACAAACATAACTCCCACTAAATcgaaatttaaatgtaatttgtgCGGCAAATCTTTTGACTTGAAATTTAGTCTTAATCGACAtgttaaaaaacacaaaactgcTCCAATTTGA
- the MED28 gene encoding mediator of RNA polymerase II transcription subunit 28: MSTSSNVNGNLMDEFEEAFQNCLLSLTKLEANTGTNKEEVELEVQKTTNRFIDVARQMEAFFLQKRFLVSTLKPDQLIKDENQDLRIEISRKEALLNKHYSRLEEWKACLSDIQQNPAILNRPVGGIPVGLGEAGGSMVGPSGSSGPIGVAAMAAMGGPPGRGGMMPNVPGAMGPMTHMGQVGQQQQHIQNQKMLQAQQMQQLRMMGKLPK, from the coding sequence ATGTCAACCTCTTCCAATGTTAATGGCAATCTAATGGACGAGTTCGAAGAGGCTTTTCAAAATTGCCTGCTTTCACTCACTAAACTAGAAGCCAACACAGGCACCAACAAGGAAGAAGTCGAGTTGGaagtacaaaaaacaacaaatcgtttCATTGATGTGGCCCGCCAAATGGAAGcattctttttacaaaaacgcTTTTTGGTGTCCACTCTAAAGCCCGACCAACTAATAAAAGATGAAAATCAAGATTTACGCATAGAAATTTCCCGCAAAGAGGCTTTGTTAAACAAACATTACAGCCGTTTGGAGGAATGGAAGGCCTGTCTCTCGGACATACAACAAAATCCGGCTATTCTCAATAGGCCGGTAGGAGGAATACCGGTTGGTTTGGGAGAAGCAGGCGGTAGCATGGTGGGACCATCCGGATCGTCTGGACCCATAGGTGTTGCAGCGATGGCAGCAATGGGTGGACCACCCGGAAGGGGTGGCATGATGCCAAATGTGCCAGGTGCTATGGGACCTATGACACATATGGGCCAGGTGggtcaacagcaacaacacatacaaaatcaaaaaatgttgCAGGCCCAACAAATGCAACAATTGCGCATGATGGGAAAATTACCAAAGTAG
- the XNP gene encoding transcriptional regulator ATRX homolog, producing MGKEKSTTDLACHNSNDAKKTIEENKENSLKDKNSIQSDKKTKNSSKLNSKKSEVLEDDNSNDSSTSTDTKASSSSSNNSSSTSASKETSTSKSKTSSLATDKATDNKQETEEKVENPAASEDKTSDDKTSDDKTSDDKTSDDKTSDDKTSEDKKEEPQFRVASNNTGFKLRIVPLEKLLEKPKQIEVAKEKKRSASPPLKKKNERFVRSARSSRDNPVRRLPERARKPTSFVVISESESEEETSERSKSESESSGEEPPPTKKVAKVIAAKFKSKPRPPSPSTVRRCVVKIKRSKLSDFKNLKSTTNKKTKMNGGTEKPSTSAARRKPLFSDNENDSDSDVRVSDVEDNADEDEEEASQRDSSDSEVIPTRKRRVFNRGKKSDNSDEDFEPDNKSKKKKRRIRKNSTDDSDDDDDEKKDKTKRKDIRKIIKTSELNISTKTATKEEEERRKRIEERQKLYNQIYEKPDSVEVDELVLDFDPESRKTLLEVDKGLMKKLKPHQVTGVKFMWDACFETIEDAQEKPGSGCILAHCMGLGKTMQIVTLSHTLLANSKKTNVERVLIISPLSTLNNWAREFKHWISFTRKRNIEIYDMSKYKDKNTRIFKLNEWFEEGGVCIMGYDMYRILTNEKAKGLRKKQREQLQQSLVDPGPDLVVCDEGHLLKNEKTSISKAVTRMRTLRRIVLTGTPLQNNLKEYYCMIQFIKPNLLGTYKEYLNRFVNPISNGQYTDSTERDIRLMKHRSHILHQLLQGCIQRRDYSVLAPYLPPKHEYVVYTTLSTLQQLLYEHYMTYQRDVGGSISEGKGARLFQDFQELRRIWTHPMNMRINSDSVIRKKVLANDNDSMDDFLDDNDDDDDDEPAGAGSSSESSVGSSKSFGSGGGGGRGAPSKSRKTRNFRREAAAAGVDVDSDIEELPPVQQDDPSEWWKRFVADKELNNVNHSPKLVMLMRLLEQCEQIGDKLLVFSQSLQSLDTIEHFLSLVDSKTRGYEYEGDVGDFSGFWNNGTDYFRLDGSCSVEQRESMCKRFNDSTNLRARLFLISTRAGGLGINLVSANRVVIFDVSWNPSHDTQSIFRVYRFGQVKPCYIYRLIAMGTMEQKLYERQVAKQATAKRVIDEQQISRHYNQSDLLELYTYELQPTVPREIPILPKDRLFAELLSEHEKLLFKYHEHDSLLENEESENLSESERKEAWSEFEAEKTRTVQTAQFMAYDRSAYGGQFGNASGSVTSNKIFGFRSDVLLQLLNMKIAQDHPEMTQNQVIQVVPTYLNQLYSQMNGGDPTMYKDLLSLHGTLAHPSGMYMNPLLYVNQNPQAAGYFQGQAANGVAGSGAGVGLGVGGAQIVPNPAAQAAAAPPRPAPGFDPNEVYEID from the exons GCCAGCAGCAGCTCAAGCAATAATTCCTCCAGTACCTCAGCCTCAAAAGAAACTTCAACTTCAAAGAGTAAAACTTCATCATTAGCAACGGACAAGGCAACGGATAACAAACAAGAAACCGAAGAAAAAGTCGAAAATCCAGCAGCAAGTGAAGATAAAACGTCGGACGATAAAACGTCGGACGATAAAACGTCGGACGATAAAACATCGGACGATAAAACGTCGGACGATAAAACGTCAGAAGATAAAAAAGAAGAACCTCAATTCCGCGTGGCCTCCAATAACACAGGTTTTAAATTACGCATAGTACCTTTAGAAAAATTACTCGAAAAGCCTAAGCAAATCGAAGTAGCAAAAGAAAAGAAGCGTTCAGCATCTCCACccctaaagaaaaaaaacgaaCGATTCGTAAGAAGTGCAAGATCTAGCAGAGATAATCCCGTTAGACGTTTGCCCGAACGGGCACGTAAACCTACTTCTTTTGTAGTAATTTCTGAAAGTGAATCGGAGGAAGAAACATCTGAGCGAAGTAAAAGTGAGTCTGAATCAAGTGGAGAGGAACCGCCGCCAACTAAAAAAGTAGCAAAGGTAATTGCTGCTAAATTTAAATCCAAACCCCGCCCTCCTTCTCCATCTACCGTAAGACGCTgtgtagtaaaaataaaacgttCCAAATTATCGGATTTCAAGAATCTAAAGTCGacaaccaacaaaaaaactaaaatgaatGGTGGCACCGAAAAGCCTTCCACATCGGCCGCCCGCAGAAAACCTCTATTTTCGGATAACGAAAATGATTCCGATTCCGATGTACGAGTCTCTGACGTTGAGGATAATGCTGATGAAGACGAAGAGGAGGCCAGCCAGAGGGATAGCAGCGATAGCGAAGTAATCCCAACACGCAAAAGACGTGTATTCAATAGAGGTAAAAAGTCAGATAATTCCGATGAGGATTTTGAACCCGACAATAAATCGAAAAAGAAGAAGCGACGTATTCGAAAAAATTCCACTGATGACTCagatgacgacgatgatgagAAAAAGGACAAGACCAAACGAAAGGACAttcgtaaaataataaaaacttcgGAACTTAATATTAGCACTAAAACCGCTACCAAGGAAGAGGAAGAACGACGTAAACGTATTGAAGAGCGCCAGAAATTGTATAATCAAATCTACGAGAAACCCGACAGTGTTGAAGTTGACGAGttggttttagattttgatcCCGAATCAAGGAAAACTCTGCTAGAGGTGGACAAGGGCCTAATGAAAAAACTCAAGCCTCATCAAGTAACAGGTGTTAAATTCATGTGGGACGCTTGTTTCGAGACCATAGAGGATGCACAAGAAAAACCAGGATCTGGTTGTATTTTAGCCCATTGCATGGGTCTGGGTAAAACCATGCAGATTGTCACCCTCTCTCACACACTCCTGGCCAATTCCAAGAAAACCAATGTCGAACGAGTGCTCATCATTTCACCCCTAAGTACGCTTAACAATTGGGCCCGGGAATTCAAACACTGGATAAGCTTTACACGCAAACGCAACATAGAAATCTACGATATGTCCAAGTATAAAGATAAAAATACACGAATTTTCAAACTGAACGAATGGTTCGAGGAGGGCGGTGTCTGTATTATGGGTTACGATATGTATCGTATATTGACCAACGAAAAGGCCAAGGGCTTGCGCAAGAAACAACGTGAACAGTTGCAACAGTCTCTGGTTGATCCCGGTCCCGATCTGGTGGTCTGTGACGAGGGCCATTTGTTAAAGAATGAAAAGACTTCGATTAGTAAGGCTGTAACACGTATGCGCACCTTAAGACGTATCGTTTTGACCGGTACACCATTGCAAAATAATCTCAAGGAAT aCTATTGTATGATTCAATTTATCAAACCCAATCTCTTGGGTACATACAAGGAATATCTTAATCGTTTCGTAAATCCCATATCGAATGGTCAATATACGGACTCCACAGAACGCGATATACGTTTAATGAAACATCGTTCGCATATCTTGCATCAGCTGTTGCAGGGTTGCATACAACGGCGAGATTATTCGGTGCTGGCACCGTATCTACCACCCAAACATGAATATGTTGTCTACACCACGCTGTCCACGTTGCAGCAACTGTTGTACGAACACTATATGACATATCAACGTGATGTCGGCGGTTCAATATCCGAGGGTAAGGGAGCTCGTCTGTTCCAAGACTTTCAAGAGCTACGACGCATATGGACACATCCCATGAATATGCGCATTAACAGCGATTCGGTTATACGTAAAAAGGTATTAGCTAATGACAATGATTCAATGGATGACTTCCTGGACGACAATGATGACGACGACGATGATGAGCCGGCGGGTGCAGGTTCTTCATCGGAGTCGTCGGTTGGTTCGTCTAAATCATTTGGCAGTGGGGGTGGTGGTGGTAGAGGTGCCCCTTCAAAGTCACGCAAGACTAGAAACTTCCGTCGCGAAGCTGCTGCCGCTGGCGTAGATGTTGACAGCGATATAGAGGAGTTGCCGCCCGTACAGCAAGATGATCCATCGGAGTGGTGGAAACGGTTTGTGGCTGACAAAGAACTTAACAATGTCAATCATTCCCCCAAATTGGTTATGCTGATGAGACTATTGGAACAATGCGAACAAATTGGCGATAAACTGTTGGTTTTCTCACAGTCACTGCAGAGTCTGGACACAATTGAACATTTTCTATCATTGGTAGATAGTAAAACTAGAGGTTATGAGTACGAGG GTGATGTCGGCGATTTCAGTGGCTTTTGGAATAACGGCACAGATTATTTCCGCTTAGATGGTTCGTGTTCGGTGGAGCAACGTGAATCCATGTGCAAGAGATTTAATGATTCTACCAATTTGAGAGCTCGTCTGTTTTTAATTTCCACACGAGCCGGTGGTTTGggcatcaatttggtttccgctAATCGTGTGGTTATATTTGATGTCTCTTGGAATCCATCGCATGACACGCAAAGTATTTTCCGTGTTTATCGTTTTGGTCAAGTGAAGCCTTGCTATATATATCGCCTCATTGCCATGGGCACCATGGAACAGAAACTGTATGAACGTCAGGTGGCAAAACAGGCCACTGCCAAACGTGTTATTGATGAACAGCAAATATCTCGTCATTACAATCAGTCGGATTTACTGGAACTGTACACATACGAATTGCAACCGACTGTGCCCCGGGAAATACCCATTTTACCCAAGGATCGTCTGTTCGCTGAACTGCTGTCGGAACATGAGAAGCTGCTGTTCAAATACCACGAACACGACTCATTGCTCGAAAACGAAGAAAGTGAGAATCTTAGCGAATCGGAGCGTAAGGAGGCCTGGTCTGAGTTCGAGGCCGAGAAGACACGTACTGTGCAGACGGCTCAATTTATGGCGTATGATCGTTCCGCATATGGCGGCCAATTTGGCAATGCCTCGGGTAGTGTTACTTCCAATAAAATATTCGGCTTTCGTTCGGATGTACTACTACAATTGCTTAACATGAAAATTGCTCAGGATCATCCTGAAATGACACAAAATCAAGTTATACAAGTAGTACCAACATATTTGAATCAGTTGTACAGCCAAATGAATGGTGGTGATCCTACTATGTATAAGGATCTTCTGTCATTGCATGGCACTCTGGCCCATCCGAGTGGCATGTATATGAATCCGTTATTATATGTTAATCAAAATCCACAGGCGGCTGGCTACTTTCAGGGCCAGGCAGCCAATGGTGTGGCTGGTAGTGGTGCTGGTGTTGGTCTTGGCGTCGGTGGTGCACAAATTGTTCCCAATCCAGCGGCTCAAGCTGCGGCTGCCCCGCCAAGACCAGCACCAGGTTTCGATCCGAATGAGGTttatgaaattgattaa